A region from the Deltaproteobacteria bacterium genome encodes:
- the lolA gene encoding outer membrane lipoprotein chaperone LolA — MGKIKLLAGITALMILSSNAFAGMSAEDVALKVQRLYDGTSTMKADFIQTAKMKTLDITQQDQGIVYMKKDGKIRWEYNKPKQQFIISNGKTLWFYMPSDKQVIIGNFESAFKYKPAQTFLTGMGSLLNDFNVKFGNSKDMPGTKYEYLLQLVPKKMYADAPAKILLAVNKKDYIISKSVVIDKFNNRTEIDFSNIELNIALPDTLFDFVPPKDVEIIHSPSLQ, encoded by the coding sequence ATGGGAAAAATAAAACTGTTAGCCGGTATTACTGCATTGATGATTTTGTCTTCAAATGCTTTTGCAGGAATGAGTGCAGAGGATGTAGCATTGAAGGTACAAAGGCTTTACGACGGCACCTCTACTATGAAGGCAGATTTTATTCAAACAGCAAAGATGAAAACGCTTGATATAACACAGCAGGATCAGGGAATAGTATATATGAAAAAAGACGGCAAGATAAGATGGGAATACAATAAACCAAAACAGCAGTTTATAATAAGTAACGGTAAGACCCTATGGTTTTATATGCCATCCGATAAACAGGTTATTATAGGCAACTTTGAAAGTGCTTTTAAATACAAACCTGCACAAACTTTCCTCACAGGAATGGGTAGTCTGCTTAATGATTTTAATGTAAAGTTTGGGAATAGCAAAGATATGCCGGGTACAAAATATGAATACTTACTTCAGCTTGTTCCAAAAAAAATGTACGCAGACGCGCCTGCTAAGATATTGCTTGCTGTTAATAAAAAGGATTATATAATATCAAAAAGCGTTGTTATAGACAAATTTAACAATAGAACAGAAATAGATTTCAGTAATATAGAATTAAACATTGCATTGCCTGACACTCTTTTTGATTTCGTTCCGCCAAAGGATGTGGAGATCATTCATAGTCCTTCGCTTCAATGA